From Streptomyces sp. CMB-StM0423, a single genomic window includes:
- a CDS encoding ArsA family ATPase, with the protein MRTLLVTGAAGAGRTTVAAATALRAARDGARVLLLTADREAGGLLTGAPEAQIPGQRQGAEPAAERSGEAPPWTEPVRVETGLWAARLRGAESATESLAVWQEQHEDTLELLGATPLAAEELTPLPGSREFAVLRALVALYETGAADGGVPPAGESAASGAWDLAVVDMPAAWETLRALALPEQLVRYLRRLLPAERQAARGLRPLLGRLLGAPVPAGRVYEAAARWEHRLEAVREAAEAAGTRVRLVLEATPRGARELRRTRAAYALQGCAVEAVVANRVLPGGSDDAWYATLADEQHRVAKELAAELREAGARFCVLPHLGPEPKGAVALAALAEAVAPPAARPAAIDPGDPAVVDDLLADEGVLLYRLPLPGVERGDLTLVRRGDELLVTAAGHRRALPLPAALRRCTITRAGLHEAELHIRFTPDPSVWPHPG; encoded by the coding sequence GTGCGTACTCTCCTCGTCACCGGCGCGGCCGGCGCGGGCCGTACGACGGTCGCGGCGGCGACGGCGCTGCGGGCCGCGCGCGACGGGGCCCGGGTGCTGCTACTGACGGCCGACCGGGAGGCGGGCGGGCTGCTGACGGGCGCGCCGGAGGCGCAGATCCCGGGGCAGCGGCAGGGCGCGGAGCCGGCGGCAGAGCGGTCGGGCGAGGCACCGCCGTGGACGGAGCCGGTCCGGGTCGAGACGGGGCTGTGGGCGGCGCGGCTGCGCGGGGCGGAGTCGGCGACGGAGTCGCTGGCGGTCTGGCAGGAGCAGCACGAGGACACCCTGGAGCTGCTCGGCGCGACGCCGCTGGCGGCGGAGGAGCTGACGCCGCTGCCGGGCTCGCGCGAGTTCGCGGTGCTGCGGGCGCTGGTGGCGCTGTACGAGACCGGGGCGGCGGACGGCGGCGTACCCCCGGCCGGGGAATCCGCCGCGTCCGGGGCGTGGGATCTGGCCGTCGTGGACATGCCCGCCGCGTGGGAGACGCTGCGGGCGCTGGCACTGCCGGAGCAGTTGGTGCGCTACCTGCGGCGGCTGCTGCCCGCGGAGCGGCAGGCGGCGCGGGGCCTGCGGCCGCTGCTGGGGCGGCTGCTCGGGGCGCCGGTGCCGGCGGGGCGGGTGTACGAGGCGGCGGCCCGCTGGGAGCACCGGCTGGAGGCCGTACGGGAGGCGGCCGAGGCCGCGGGGACGCGGGTGCGGCTCGTACTCGAAGCCACTCCGCGCGGGGCGCGCGAGCTGCGGCGCACGCGCGCGGCGTACGCGCTGCAGGGCTGCGCGGTCGAGGCCGTGGTGGCGAACCGGGTGCTGCCGGGAGGCTCGGACGACGCCTGGTACGCGACGCTGGCGGACGAGCAGCACCGCGTGGCCAAGGAGCTGGCCGCGGAGCTGAGGGAGGCGGGCGCCAGGTTCTGCGTGCTGCCCCACCTGGGCCCGGAGCCGAAGGGCGCGGTGGCCCTGGCGGCGCTGGCGGAGGCGGTGGCGCCGCCGGCCGCACGGCCCGCGGCGATCGACCCCGGGGACCCCGCGGTGGTGGACGACCTGCTGGCCGACGAGGGCGTGCTGCTGTACCGCCTGCCGCTGCCGGGAGTCGAACGGGGGGACCTCACCCTCGTACGCCGCGGCGACGAACTCCTGGTCACGGCGGCCGGCCACCGCCGCGCCCTGCCGCTGCCGGCCGCACTCCGCCGCTGCACCATCACCCGCGCCGGCCTCCACGAAGCCGAACTCCACATCCGCTTCACCCCGGATCCGTCGGTCTGGCCCCACCCCGGCTGA
- a CDS encoding C40 family peptidase — protein MASHRRPKQPNRARVTVFTATAAAAVALSTQSAQAAPDKDDVKRQVDNLYEDAERATEKYNGAKERQDELEEDVKELQDKAARGQQELNDLRDGLGSLATAQYRSGSIDPSVQLFLSSDPDTYLDKASTMDRVSGKQAESLERIADKQRSLAQQRQEAGEKLKDLEETRKELGSQKKKVQDKLSDARALLNELTEEEQAALAEEEQRASREAEDRVDLGDVAPGSSHGAAALSAAQSKLGAPYVYGATGPSSFDCSGLTGWAFSQAGVALPRISQDQANVGTRISSVSQLQPGDLVFFYSDLHHVGIYAGNGQIIHAPKPGAVVRYEAVGNMPFMWGARV, from the coding sequence GTGGCGTCCCACCGTCGACCGAAGCAGCCGAACCGGGCCAGGGTCACCGTCTTCACCGCGACCGCCGCCGCGGCCGTCGCCCTCTCCACCCAGAGCGCGCAAGCAGCCCCCGACAAGGACGACGTCAAGCGGCAGGTCGACAACCTGTACGAGGACGCCGAGCGCGCCACGGAGAAGTACAACGGCGCCAAGGAGCGGCAGGACGAGCTCGAAGAGGACGTCAAGGAGCTCCAGGACAAGGCCGCCCGCGGCCAGCAGGAGCTCAACGACCTCCGCGACGGCCTCGGTTCGCTGGCCACCGCCCAGTACCGCAGCGGCAGCATCGACCCCTCCGTGCAGCTCTTCCTCTCCTCCGACCCGGACACCTACCTGGACAAGGCGTCCACGATGGACCGGGTCAGCGGCAAGCAGGCCGAGTCGCTGGAACGCATCGCCGACAAGCAGCGCAGCCTCGCGCAGCAGCGCCAGGAGGCGGGCGAGAAGCTCAAGGACCTGGAGGAGACCCGCAAGGAGCTGGGCTCCCAGAAGAAGAAGGTCCAGGACAAGCTGAGCGACGCCCGCGCGCTGCTCAACGAGCTGACCGAGGAGGAGCAGGCCGCGCTCGCGGAAGAGGAGCAGCGCGCCAGCCGCGAGGCGGAGGACCGCGTCGACCTCGGCGACGTCGCCCCCGGCTCCTCCCACGGCGCGGCCGCCCTGTCCGCGGCGCAGAGCAAGCTGGGCGCCCCGTACGTCTACGGCGCCACCGGCCCCAGCTCCTTCGACTGCTCGGGCCTCACCGGCTGGGCCTTCTCGCAGGCCGGCGTCGCGCTACCGCGCATCTCGCAGGACCAGGCCAACGTCGGCACCCGGATATCCTCGGTCAGCCAGCTCCAGCCCGGGGACCTCGTGTTCTTCTACAGCGACCTGCACCACGTGGGCATCTACGCGGGCAACGGCCAGATCATCCACGCTCCGAAGCCGGGCGCGGTCGTGCGCTACGAGGCCGTCGGAAACATGCCGTTCATGTGGGGCGCGCGCGTCTGA
- a CDS encoding glycosyltransferase family 4 protein, with product MHKPPTRKPPTHRPPRKTLVVTNDFPPRPGGIQNFLHSMCLRLDPEQVVVYASTWKRDAEGRAATRDFDARQPFEVIRDRTTVLLPTPRVTRRAAGLLRAHGCRSVWFGAAAPLGLMAPALRRAGAERIVATTHGHEAGWAQLPVARQLLRRIGESADTLTYLGEYTRARIARALTPEAAARMAQLPPGVDETAFHPGSGGDAVRARLGLADRPVVVCVSRLVPRKGQDTLIRALPRIRESLPEAVLLIVGGGPYRGDLEKLAAATGVAGSVRFTGAVPWEELPAHFGAGDVFAMPCRTRRGGLDVEGLGIVYLEASATGLPVVAGDSGGAPDAVLDGETGWVVRGGAERQAAQAAEHIVRLLGDADLRARMGARGRAWVAERWRWDLLAERLTSLL from the coding sequence ATGCACAAGCCACCGACCCGCAAGCCGCCGACCCACCGGCCGCCGCGCAAGACCCTCGTCGTCACCAACGACTTCCCGCCCCGCCCCGGCGGCATCCAGAACTTCCTGCACAGCATGTGCCTGCGGCTGGACCCCGAGCAGGTCGTCGTCTACGCCTCCACCTGGAAGCGCGACGCCGAAGGCCGCGCCGCCACCCGGGACTTCGACGCCCGCCAGCCCTTCGAGGTGATCCGCGACCGCACCACGGTGCTGCTGCCCACCCCGCGCGTCACCCGCCGCGCGGCCGGGCTGCTGCGCGCGCACGGCTGCCGCTCGGTGTGGTTCGGCGCGGCCGCGCCGCTGGGGCTGATGGCGCCGGCGCTGCGGCGCGCGGGCGCCGAGCGGATCGTGGCCACCACGCACGGGCACGAGGCCGGCTGGGCGCAGTTGCCGGTGGCCCGTCAACTGCTGCGGCGCATCGGCGAGTCGGCGGACACGCTCACGTACCTCGGCGAGTACACCCGCGCCCGGATCGCCCGTGCGCTCACCCCCGAGGCCGCCGCGCGGATGGCGCAGTTGCCGCCGGGCGTCGACGAGACCGCCTTCCACCCGGGCTCTGGCGGCGACGCCGTACGCGCCCGCCTCGGGCTCGCGGACCGGCCGGTCGTCGTCTGCGTCTCCCGGCTCGTCCCCCGCAAGGGCCAGGACACCCTGATCCGCGCGCTGCCCCGGATCAGGGAGTCCTTGCCGGAGGCGGTGCTGCTGATCGTCGGCGGCGGTCCGTACCGCGGTGACCTGGAGAAGCTCGCGGCGGCCACGGGCGTCGCCGGCTCGGTGCGCTTCACGGGCGCGGTGCCGTGGGAGGAACTGCCGGCGCACTTCGGCGCGGGCGACGTGTTCGCCATGCCGTGCCGCACGCGCCGCGGCGGGCTCGACGTGGAGGGTCTGGGCATCGTGTACCTGGAGGCGTCCGCGACCGGTCTGCCCGTCGTCGCGGGCGACTCGGGCGGGGCCCCGGACGCGGTGCTCGACGGCGAGACCGGGTGGGTGGTGCGCGGCGGCGCGGAGCGCCAGGCGGCGCAGGCGGCGGAGCACATCGTGAGGCTGCTCGGCGACGCGGACCTGCGCGCGCGGATGGGCGCGCGCGGGCGGGCGTGGGTGGCGGAGCGCTGGCGCTGGGACCTGCTGGCGGAGCGGCTGACGTCGCTGCTGTGA
- a CDS encoding AMP-dependent synthetase/ligase, which yields MREFALPALYEVPADANLSDLVRTNAARTPGLAVVARKTAAGDWQDVSAADFLAEVEAAARGLIAAGLRPGDRIGLMSRTRYEWTLLDFAIWTAGGVTVPVYETSSAEQIHWILGDSGAVACVVETAEHAAAVESVRGRVPLLRQVWRIDGGSGPEGDGRGAVAELTAAGAEVSDATLEEHRSAAGADSPATLVYTSGTTGRPKGCVLTHGHFLAECGNAVEQLRPLFRSGDSSILLFLPLAHVFGRLVEIAAMVAPMKLGHVSDVKNLTGDLAAFKPTLLLGVPRVFEKVYNSARAKAGADGKGKIFDKAAHTAIAYSRALDTGGPAFGLRLRHGLFDKLVYAKLRAVLGGRATHAISGGAPLGERLGHFYRGIGFTVLEGYGLTETAAAITVNPVQRPKIGTVGQPLPGCTIRIADDGEVLVRGGNVFEEYWGNEDATAAALDGEWLRTGDLGSLDEDGYLSITGRKKEILVTAAGKNVAPAVMEDRIRAHALVAECMVVGDARPFVAALITLDEEFLARWAEEHGKQGRTAAELADDSELRAAVQLAVDDGNAQVSRAESVRKFRILPGQFTEESGHLTPSLKLKRGAVAKDFAEEIEALYER from the coding sequence TTGCGAGAGTTCGCCCTTCCCGCCCTGTACGAGGTCCCGGCGGACGCCAACCTTTCGGACCTCGTCCGCACCAACGCCGCCCGCACCCCCGGCCTGGCGGTCGTCGCCCGCAAGACCGCGGCGGGCGACTGGCAGGACGTGTCCGCCGCGGACTTCCTCGCGGAGGTGGAGGCGGCGGCCAGGGGCCTGATCGCGGCCGGGCTGCGGCCGGGGGACCGGATCGGGCTGATGTCCCGTACGCGGTACGAGTGGACGCTGCTGGACTTCGCGATCTGGACCGCGGGCGGCGTGACCGTCCCGGTGTACGAGACCAGTTCGGCCGAGCAGATCCACTGGATCCTCGGCGACTCGGGCGCGGTGGCGTGCGTGGTGGAGACCGCGGAGCACGCCGCGGCGGTCGAGTCGGTCCGCGGCCGGGTGCCGCTGCTGCGCCAGGTCTGGCGGATCGACGGCGGCTCCGGCCCCGAAGGGGACGGCCGGGGCGCGGTCGCCGAGCTGACCGCCGCCGGGGCCGAAGTGTCCGACGCCACGCTGGAGGAGCACCGCTCCGCGGCCGGCGCCGACTCCCCCGCGACGCTCGTCTACACCTCCGGCACCACCGGCCGCCCCAAGGGCTGCGTCCTCACCCACGGCCACTTCCTCGCCGAGTGCGGCAACGCGGTGGAGCAACTGCGCCCGCTCTTCCGCTCCGGCGACAGCTCCATCCTCCTCTTCCTGCCGCTCGCCCACGTCTTCGGCCGGCTGGTGGAGATCGCCGCGATGGTCGCCCCGATGAAGCTCGGGCACGTGTCGGACGTCAAGAACCTCACCGGCGACCTCGCCGCCTTCAAGCCGACGCTGCTGCTCGGCGTCCCCCGCGTCTTCGAGAAGGTCTACAACTCCGCCCGCGCCAAGGCCGGGGCCGACGGCAAGGGGAAGATCTTCGACAAGGCGGCCCACACCGCCATCGCGTACAGCCGCGCCCTGGACACCGGCGGCCCCGCCTTCGGGCTGCGGCTGCGGCACGGGCTCTTCGACAAGCTCGTCTACGCCAAGCTGCGCGCCGTCCTCGGCGGCCGCGCCACCCACGCGATCTCCGGCGGCGCCCCGCTCGGCGAGCGGCTCGGGCACTTCTACCGCGGCATCGGCTTCACCGTCCTGGAGGGCTACGGGCTGACCGAGACGGCCGCCGCGATCACCGTCAACCCGGTGCAGCGTCCGAAGATCGGCACCGTGGGACAGCCGCTGCCCGGCTGCACCATCCGCATCGCCGACGACGGCGAGGTGCTGGTGCGCGGCGGCAACGTCTTCGAGGAGTACTGGGGCAACGAGGACGCGACGGCCGCGGCGCTGGACGGCGAGTGGCTGCGCACCGGCGACCTCGGGAGCCTGGACGAGGACGGGTATCTGTCCATCACCGGGCGGAAGAAGGAGATCCTCGTCACGGCGGCGGGCAAGAACGTCGCCCCGGCGGTGATGGAGGACCGCATCCGGGCGCACGCGCTGGTGGCGGAGTGCATGGTCGTCGGCGACGCGCGCCCGTTCGTCGCGGCGCTGATCACGCTGGACGAGGAGTTCCTCGCCCGGTGGGCGGAGGAGCACGGCAAGCAGGGCCGGACGGCGGCGGAGCTGGCGGACGACTCGGAGCTGCGGGCGGCGGTGCAGTTGGCCGTGGACGACGGGAACGCGCAGGTGTCGCGGGCGGAGTCGGTGCGCAAGTTCCGCATCCTGCCGGGGCAGTTCACGGAGGAGTCGGGGCATCTGACGCCGTCGCTGAAGCTGAAGCGGGGCGCGGTGGCGAAGGACTTCGCGGAGGAGATCGAGGCGCTGTACGAGCGGTAG
- a CDS encoding DUF5304 family protein has product MSDAIERPEPGAASTVPDPDAWAQACAEDFAAEQARRRAVYGPEPVSAAEELRRFFDSLSDKVSELRAPGATGGTAAVAQTAAQQFAKQFLASVKTVVEPVVERNPQIFDHLATAGTEIAAAYRAAVQRQEADWSRDDEPPSSPKQIDLD; this is encoded by the coding sequence ATGAGTGATGCCATCGAGCGCCCTGAACCCGGTGCGGCGTCCACCGTCCCGGACCCGGACGCGTGGGCCCAGGCGTGTGCCGAGGACTTCGCTGCCGAGCAGGCCCGGCGGCGCGCGGTCTACGGGCCCGAGCCCGTCAGCGCCGCCGAAGAGCTGCGCCGCTTCTTCGACTCCCTCTCCGACAAGGTCTCCGAACTCCGCGCCCCCGGCGCGACCGGCGGTACCGCCGCCGTCGCGCAGACCGCCGCGCAGCAGTTCGCGAAGCAGTTCCTCGCCTCCGTGAAGACCGTCGTCGAGCCTGTCGTGGAGCGCAATCCGCAGATCTTCGACCACCTCGCCACCGCCGGCACGGAGATCGCCGCCGCCTACCGCGCCGCAGTTCAGCGGCAGGAAGCCGACTGGTCGCGGGACGACGAACCCCCCAGCAGCCCCAAGCAGATCGACCTCGACTGA
- a CDS encoding DUF6126 family protein, with amino-acid sequence MSKRIEERFPRGLVIRLIVYIFVGHLFAAFLLLLFKAGGGA; translated from the coding sequence GTGTCCAAGCGGATTGAAGAGAGATTCCCCCGCGGCCTGGTGATCCGCCTCATCGTCTACATCTTCGTCGGCCACCTCTTCGCCGCGTTCCTGCTGCTCCTCTTCAAGGCGGGCGGCGGCGCATAG
- a CDS encoding C40 family peptidase → MSAHRRSTRPGGAGRLRTGVLAAAAAAALSGSPAVFSGLSDAALAAPDDHAEARERVHDLYARAERATEKYNAAKERTEELRRKAELLQDRAARDLARINRMRTELGSLAGAQYRSGGIDPNLTLILSESPEGYLEKAATLERIGNRQSGRLRQLVSLQRGLEQQRVRARDTLADLERERDALAGHKREVTDRLAEARRLLNSLPKEERPDTGGDRASRSAPAPDLAPAPAPAPASGRGALAVAAARGAIGTPYVWGGAAPGGFDCSGLTQWAYGKAGVSIPRTSQAQRYAGRQVPLGQAKPGDLVTYRADASHVAMYVGGGQVVHAPYPGASVRYDPVGMMPVASVTRP, encoded by the coding sequence GTGTCAGCACATCGACGATCCACCCGGCCCGGCGGTGCCGGCCGGCTGCGTACCGGCGTCCTCGCCGCCGCCGCGGCGGCGGCGCTGTCCGGCTCGCCCGCCGTCTTCTCCGGTCTCTCCGACGCGGCCCTGGCCGCCCCCGACGACCACGCCGAGGCCAGGGAGCGCGTACACGACCTCTACGCCCGGGCAGAGCGGGCCACCGAGAAGTACAACGCGGCCAAGGAGCGCACCGAGGAGCTGCGCCGCAAGGCGGAACTCCTCCAGGACCGCGCCGCCCGCGACCTCGCCCGGATCAACCGGATGCGCACCGAACTCGGTTCGCTCGCCGGTGCCCAGTACCGTTCCGGCGGCATCGACCCGAACCTGACCCTGATCCTCTCGGAGAGCCCCGAGGGCTATCTGGAGAAGGCCGCCACCCTGGAGCGCATCGGCAACCGGCAGAGCGGCCGGCTGCGCCAACTCGTCAGCCTTCAGCGCGGGCTGGAGCAGCAGCGGGTACGGGCCAGGGACACCCTCGCGGACCTGGAGCGCGAACGCGACGCGCTGGCCGGGCACAAGCGCGAGGTCACCGACCGGCTCGCGGAGGCGCGGCGGCTCCTCAACTCGCTGCCGAAGGAGGAGCGCCCGGACACCGGCGGTGACCGCGCCTCCCGCTCCGCCCCGGCGCCCGACCTCGCACCGGCACCGGCCCCGGCACCGGCCTCCGGCCGCGGCGCGCTCGCGGTGGCGGCGGCGCGGGGCGCGATCGGCACCCCGTACGTGTGGGGCGGCGCGGCCCCCGGCGGGTTCGACTGCTCGGGGCTGACGCAGTGGGCCTACGGCAAGGCCGGGGTGTCGATCCCGCGCACGTCGCAGGCGCAGCGCTACGCGGGCCGCCAGGTGCCGCTGGGCCAGGCGAAGCCGGGGGACCTGGTGACGTACCGGGCGGACGCGAGCCACGTGGCGATGTACGTGGGCGGTGGCCAGGTCGTCCACGCCCCGTACCCGGGCGCGTCGGTGCGCTACGACCCGGTGGGAATGATGCCGGTCGCCTCGGTGACCCGGCCGTAG
- a CDS encoding SRPBCC family protein: protein MAEHTRSSITIDAAPDAVMTVIADFDRYPEWTGEVRRTEVLEADEQGRAVRVLLVLDAKTIRDEQTLAYTWAGPHEVRWTLEKSQMLRALDGAYLLRPLAGGERTEVTYELTVDVKIPMLGMMKRKMEKIIIERALDGLKQRVESVPGASAGSGSGSGTD from the coding sequence ATGGCAGAGCACACCAGGTCGAGCATCACCATCGACGCCGCGCCGGACGCGGTGATGACGGTGATCGCGGACTTCGACCGCTACCCGGAGTGGACCGGCGAGGTGCGGCGGACCGAGGTGCTCGAAGCGGACGAACAGGGGCGCGCGGTGCGCGTGCTGCTGGTGCTGGACGCGAAGACGATCCGGGACGAACAGACGCTGGCGTACACCTGGGCGGGACCGCACGAGGTGCGGTGGACGCTGGAGAAGTCGCAGATGCTGCGCGCGCTGGACGGGGCGTATCTGCTGCGCCCGCTGGCGGGCGGCGAGCGCACCGAGGTGACGTACGAGCTGACCGTCGACGTCAAGATCCCGATGCTCGGGATGATGAAGCGCAAGATGGAGAAGATCATCATCGAGCGGGCGCTGGACGGGCTGAAGCAGCGCGTCGAGAGCGTGCCGGGCGCTTCCGCCGGCTCCGGTTCCGGTTCGGGTACGGACTGA
- a CDS encoding metallophosphoesterase family protein, which yields MRVHVVSDVHGNSADLARAGDGADALVCLGDLILFIDYADHSRGIFPDLFGIANTTRSVELRTARRFDEHREFVRSLWAGMDKRGEIEKAVRKQYAELFAAFPTPTYATYGNVDIPRLWPEFAREGTTVLDGQRVEIGGLVFGFVGGGLQTPMRTPYEIDDETYAAKVAALGDVDVLCSHIPPLVPDLCYDTVARRFERGSEALLEAVHKVRPRYALFGHVHQPLARRMRIGATECVNVGHFASRGKPWVLEW from the coding sequence ATGAGGGTCCACGTGGTCAGCGACGTGCACGGCAACAGCGCAGATCTGGCCCGCGCGGGCGACGGTGCGGACGCGCTGGTCTGCCTCGGCGACCTCATCCTCTTCATCGACTACGCCGACCACTCGCGCGGCATCTTCCCCGACCTCTTCGGCATCGCGAACACCACCCGCAGCGTGGAGCTGCGCACCGCCCGCAGATTCGACGAGCACCGGGAGTTCGTGCGCTCGCTGTGGGCCGGGATGGACAAGCGCGGAGAGATCGAGAAGGCGGTGCGCAAGCAGTACGCGGAGCTGTTCGCGGCCTTCCCCACGCCGACGTACGCCACCTACGGCAACGTCGACATCCCGCGGCTGTGGCCCGAGTTCGCCCGCGAGGGCACCACCGTCCTCGACGGCCAGCGGGTCGAGATCGGCGGGCTGGTCTTCGGCTTCGTCGGCGGCGGCCTGCAGACGCCGATGCGCACGCCGTACGAGATCGACGACGAGACGTACGCCGCGAAGGTCGCCGCCCTCGGCGACGTCGACGTGCTCTGCTCGCACATCCCGCCGCTCGTCCCCGACCTCTGCTACGACACGGTGGCGCGCCGCTTCGAGCGCGGCAGCGAGGCGCTGCTGGAGGCGGTGCACAAGGTGCGGCCGCGGTACGCGCTCTTCGGCCACGTCCACCAGCCGCTGGCGCGGCGGATGCGGATCGGGGCGACGGAGTGCGTGAACGTCGGGCACTTCGCGTCCCGTGGGAAGCCGTGGGTTCTGGAGTGGTGA
- a CDS encoding helix-turn-helix domain-containing protein, whose amino-acid sequence MAGMSTDHPQAPHLRELRRRAGLTLEAAAARVELSPAHLSRLETGQRQPSLPVLLKLARVYGTTVSELLGEVSSAQTSVVRGAEVPVREAGGWSYRQAGGTDRGMQALRVSVPYDAEHRDLVRVHPGEEWLYVLDGRMRLVLGDREHLLDPGDSAQFDSLTPHRIAAAEPGGLALLFVHTLLQSAVAGLCLGDGTRH is encoded by the coding sequence ATGGCCGGTATGAGCACCGACCACCCTCAGGCCCCCCACCTGCGCGAGCTGCGCCGGCGGGCCGGGCTGACGCTGGAGGCCGCGGCCGCCAGGGTCGAGCTTTCGCCGGCTCATCTCTCCCGGCTGGAGACCGGGCAGCGGCAGCCCTCGCTGCCGGTGCTGCTCAAGTTGGCCCGGGTCTACGGTACGACGGTTTCCGAACTGCTCGGCGAGGTGTCCTCGGCGCAGACCTCCGTCGTGCGGGGGGCCGAGGTGCCGGTGCGGGAGGCCGGGGGGTGGTCGTACCGGCAGGCCGGGGGGACGGACCGGGGGATGCAGGCGCTGCGGGTGTCCGTGCCGTACGACGCCGAGCACCGCGATCTCGTCCGGGTCCATCCCGGCGAGGAGTGGCTTTACGTGCTCGACGGGCGGATGCGGCTCGTGCTCGGCGACCGGGAGCACCTGCTGGACCCCGGGGACAGCGCCCAGTTCGACTCCCTCACCCCGCACCGCATCGCCGCCGCCGAGCCCGGCGGGCTCGCGCTGCTCTTCGTCCACACGCTGCTGCAGAGCGCCGTCGCCGGGCTGTGCCTCGGCGACGGCACCCGGCACTGA
- a CDS encoding glycosyltransferase 87 family protein — protein sequence MARVAAPVAAWALTRAGLLLLVLGVVTLPGPDVTSDVEVIYRGWYEVLRTGTFPADDVSWQYPPGAALPVLSPGLLPFLGYAHAFFALACAADAAVLALLLRAGGGAGRSRAGAWFWVAGVPLLGPTAYARYDVMVTAVAVAALLAAARRPAVAGALAGFGAMLKVWPVLVLLGAARGRATRLSWGAAAGTAAGVALLAAVAMPGAFDFVTAQRDRGTEVESLGALVFHVGRHHGWEGTVELHYGSMEFLGPGVGVVSDLALGLSVLAMGWLVLWRLRAREFTATTGCEAAFAGALLFTTTSRVISPQYLLWLVGLAAVCLTVRAARMALPAGLVLAATGVTLAEFPVWFGEVVGSTGFGIALLALRNGLLVAATVVACRRLWRSTAGPSAGPGDGEAPVPRQRAARENGLLTW from the coding sequence ATGGCACGGGTCGCGGCGCCGGTGGCGGCGTGGGCGCTGACCCGCGCGGGCCTGCTGCTGCTCGTGCTGGGTGTGGTGACGCTGCCCGGGCCCGACGTCACCAGCGACGTCGAGGTGATCTACCGCGGCTGGTACGAGGTGCTGCGCACCGGCACGTTCCCGGCCGACGACGTGAGCTGGCAGTACCCGCCGGGCGCGGCGCTCCCGGTGCTCTCCCCCGGGCTGCTGCCGTTCCTCGGCTACGCGCACGCGTTCTTCGCGCTGGCCTGCGCGGCGGACGCGGCGGTGCTGGCGCTGCTGCTGCGGGCCGGGGGCGGCGCCGGGCGGTCGCGGGCGGGGGCGTGGTTCTGGGTGGCGGGGGTGCCGCTGCTGGGACCGACCGCGTACGCGCGCTACGACGTGATGGTCACCGCCGTCGCCGTCGCGGCGCTGCTCGCCGCGGCCCGGCGGCCGGCTGTGGCGGGGGCGCTGGCGGGGTTCGGCGCGATGCTGAAGGTGTGGCCGGTGCTGGTGCTGCTGGGCGCGGCGCGCGGGCGGGCGACGCGGCTGTCGTGGGGCGCGGCGGCGGGTACGGCGGCGGGGGTGGCGCTGCTGGCGGCCGTGGCGATGCCGGGGGCGTTCGACTTCGTCACCGCGCAGCGCGACCGCGGTACGGAGGTGGAGTCGCTGGGGGCGTTGGTCTTCCACGTCGGCAGGCACCACGGCTGGGAGGGGACGGTGGAACTGCACTACGGCTCCATGGAGTTCCTCGGTCCCGGCGTCGGCGTGGTCAGCGACCTGGCGCTGGGGCTCTCGGTGCTGGCGATGGGCTGGCTGGTGCTGTGGCGGCTGCGGGCGCGGGAGTTCACGGCGACGACGGGGTGCGAGGCGGCGTTCGCGGGGGCGCTGCTGTTCACGACCACGAGCCGGGTGATCAGCCCGCAGTACCTGCTCTGGCTCGTCGGCCTGGCGGCGGTGTGCCTGACGGTGCGGGCGGCGCGGATGGCGCTGCCCGCCGGGCTGGTGCTGGCGGCGACGGGGGTGACGCTGGCGGAGTTCCCGGTGTGGTTCGGGGAGGTCGTGGGGAGCACCGGGTTCGGGATCGCGCTGCTGGCGCTGCGGAACGGGCTGCTGGTCGCGGCGACGGTGGTGGCGTGCCGGCGGCTGTGGCGGTCGACGGCGGGGCCGTCGGCCGGGCCGGGGGACGGGGAGGCTCCGGTGCCGCGGCAGCGTGCGGCGCGGGAGAACGGCCTGCTGACGTGGTGA